The genomic window ACAGTAATGACTGCGAGGATGGGATTTAGGATTTGAAGAATTTTGTAGGTTTTTCTGTTGTGATTTCTCGTTGTtgctcttttttggggggggttctCGAAAATGTTAACTGGAGGGACGGGATTTCAAAGTTGAGAAAATTGGAAAGAGTTTGTTGAATtggcttttttttctgtgtgttggGGCTTCTGAATTGAAGGACAGACTTCAGGAGTTGAAGAACTTTAGATGAATTTTTCTGGAGAGTTACTTGGAAGGTGGGTTCAGtgattcaagagaaaggtgagtaGATAGAATACCAAGAGTGATTTGAAATCTGCTGATCAACTGAGGTGCTACTTTCTTGTGCAGTTGTCGCTTTGACCTTCTCCTGTTCTTTGCTTCGGCAGGGCCCTTTAGTCGCATCGACCCTCGTCAGTTCGTTGCTTAACCAGGACGTCTTGCCTCATATCGGTATGTGTGTTGTGCACTTCGGTTCTTGCGGCGTATAGTACCAATGGCTAACTaggcacctcacaccacgcatctAGTGAGGCATTTGGGGTTCATGCCCGTTACTTATGCGACTGTTTCTATGCTTATAGCTAATGGAGGAGTGAAGTATACAAGTCTCAAGCCCTTAGAATGTGAAATACAACATGTTCGTATCATTCACAAGCGATTCAAGTATCCTATAGCTATTTAGATAGAGATCGTCAAACTATTTAGTGGTTTTGAGTACCTGTATTGGAAACCTCTTGACCTTGTCTTTTATGACCTACATAATTCAAGAACTTGTGATGGCTCTCGTTGAGATTTGTTTCTCTGTCCAAATATCGTTCGAGATGGACATTAGAATACTGACAGAAAATTCTGGTTTCGTATTGTTTAGTTGAAGGGTAAACAGCGCTTTCTCGAGAGAGGATACGATCGCTTTTACACACATTCACGCCCATACATGGAGAGATAGATACATCCCTGAATAAATAAGAGCGATTGATAGTtggatacatacataaatatagagatagatatatagatgcatGAATTGATAGATTACAAGATATATGATTACAAATAACAGTTTACAAGATGTAACAAAACCTGGTTTAGGGTTTACATCAACAAACACTCGCATTCTGTAGAGATCATTCTTTCCTATGTCTACCCTCTTTGAAATACGAATATCGTCCAGTACAAAGAGATGTTACATTTCGCCTTCGTTTAAGTGTGAGCGAGACAGCTATAACATAGGTTGGTGGAGGTCTACTTACGGCCTGGGACAGGTTGAGGTAACGAGAGTCTGTAGCTCCTGTCCACCGTCTTGCAGTGGCACATGTTGTTGAAGTTGCACACCCAACTGAGAATGTGGCAGGTCCAGTAGGTCTGGGTATTGTCTACTGCTGCTTAATGACATCTGGGACACCGAGCGACTGCACACTCTGTGGAGGAAGATGTCCTTCGGATGCATTCGGTCCTTCCAGTGTGTTCTCTCCACCGGACTGTGGTGCATGCCACAGATCTCGCGTTTGGCATTGTCCACGAAAGTCGAGAGAGCGCTGGACGCCATGGCTTGAGCGGCGGGGCCCTCAGGCATTTCCTGTCTCTCCTCGATGCTCACATCAAGGACGTTGCCTGGGGGAAAGTCCTCCGCTGCTGCGCCTCTGCCCCTGACGCCCCAGGGGGGATCAGACTGTTGCCTGTGTGGTGACGTCTCAACATCACTAGTTGGCACCATGTGGTACCCGGCTAGTTTGTGTTGAGGGTCGCACTCTGAGCTCCTCGAAGACTGCGCCGTGTCGACGCTGTCCTCGTCTTGACGCTGGACGCGAGTCACACGTAGTCTGcagtacactacactacacacaagaAGCAACACAAAGATGAGTATGGAGACTCCGATCAACAGACCTTCCTTCATGTAGCTGACGTCGATGTTGGCGACACGCACCTCGGCCACCTCGTGTGACACCTGGAGAGTGAAGTTGGTCTCTCTGAGTCCAGCCCTGTTCTCTGCCACACACCGGTATGTTCCTTGGTCCTCAGACACAACATCAGTAATAGTCAAGTTCGACACGTAAGACGAGTTGTTAGAGGTCAGCATCTCCACCACGAGGTACCGCTGCAAGTCGCTGTCGTTATATAGAGGGGCGTCGCCGACAAACCACGTGATGGTGGTCTCCACTTCGGTCTCCACACGACACAGCAACGacacattttctccatgtgcccccaACACCCTGGGGGCGATGGCCGTCACTCGAGGCGCACAGAGAAACTCTTCATTTTCCAGTAACTGCCAGTCTCGCCCCATCAACCACTTAGGGTACGAGCACGAGGGCGGGACTGACGCGGCTAAGCCACGGTCGTGAAACCACTGACGAAGTGGTCGGAGATAACAATTACACTGCCAAGGGTTACCGTCGATTCGGATCACACGCAAGAGCAAGAGTGGTTCTAGTTCACTGGCATTCAGAAACGTTAACATATTGTCCGATAAGTTTAAGATTTCTAGCTCTGTCAGGTTCCTTAGCGCCCCTGCCTCAATGGTATGTATTCTGTTACGACTAAGGTCCAGCTGGACCATATATGGCGTGTGGGTGAAGGCTGATGTCGGGATGGTCGTAAGGGCGTTGTCGGCAATGCTCAGTTCCCGGATGACCCGCATGTCCATCAGTGCAGCCGATGGCACGGACCGCAGTTCGTTGTTGCTGAGGTCAAGTTCCATCACATTCTCAACGCTGTTGAAGGATCCCTTCTCCAGAAGCCTGAGGTTACAGTGGCTGAGTATTACCTTCTGCAGGTTGACGAGACCCGTGTAGACGAAGGCGTTGCGGGGGAGGATTCGCAAGTTGTTATGGCTCAGATCCAAGACTTGGGTCGAGGGTTCGATCCCTCGAGGGATATCGATGAAGTCTGCGTCCCGACAGGCCACCATCTGCTTCCCGTCCCGCCAGAAGCACTCACACACTTTGGGACATCCGGCCCAAACACCAAGCCCcatccacgcccacacccacacacacgcccacacaaaaGCCGTGCGCGTCCTGGGCTGATACAGAGTTGTATGGTGACCTTGCGATGTGCACATGATCTGTAGGGTGCGGGGGCGTCCCTGGTGGCGTGGGCGTGGACAGCGTCATGCCGCCCGCAtcgctcctcacctcaccaccatcaccgcccatCCACCTCAGCAGGACTTGGGCGTCAGCCTGCCACCCACTAGAGTAGAGCTGAGCACAGTGTTACTGGCACTTCATATCTGCTAACTGCAGCCACTCCACAACCTCTGCATTCCCACCAACCTCGCCCTCAGAGCGGTGTACTGTACTTGCCATTCTTGAGTACTGCAACTTCACCAACCTGATGATCCCTGATGAAAGTGGCTCCGATACACTGTATCGACCTTCTCGTCAGCCTGGAAATGGAGATAAAAGTTGTCAGTATTTCTACATCCATCCATCAATACGTCTATCTCAGTAACAGTCTTTCTTAAAGAGAATAAAGGTGGGAAAAACATAATCTGTTCGTGTGATTAAAGGCTTAGATCACGTTTATTAGGTTCATGCTTATGTAGGAGTGATCTGAATTGCTTTGCCACAGGAAGCTCGTCCCTTCCAGTTAGTTTACATCGCTTAATTTGTTAGGGGTCTCCTTCGATACCCTACCACAACATTCGAGAGAATCCATAAACTGGGTTTCCAAATGACTATTCATTCATCTGTCATCATTACCTCGTTCTCAGTTCCATGGAGGTCATACATACACCttctgatatgtatcatacacatcctcaatccatatCAATTGTGTTAATGCGAAAAAAGAATTGGACACACAGATGATTGAGAGATATATCGGTAGAGTGATAGTCACGGGTAAATGATAGATGTATCGATGGGTTAGTAAATAGACATACACATAGACGaatgatagatacatagattgatATACAAACAGATGAAttatagacatatagataggtaCGGATTCATATACAAAGAACGTTTTCAGATGATGTATCGTGAAACACATCACGTGGCACATCGAAAATGCTTTATACAAAAAacgaaaaaaggagaaaaagataaaagaaaaaatgtgaagtTCTTGGTAAGTTTGCCTGCAATGAGTAAAAGCTGCAGGCGCCTGATTTGTCCCGAGCTAGATACCCAGGGGTAACGAAAGCTGAAAGGATAATCAATGACTGAGAAACCTCAGCCACCAGAGAGGCTGTCATTATAAAGATCATTATCAGTGCACCTCAGATTTACGTCCCTGGAGGATACGAGGGGAaggatgctctgtgtgtgtgtgtgtgtgtgtgtgtgtgtgtgtgtgtgtgtgtaaaccttggTATTGAGAATTCCTGGACTAGGACAATGAGCGAATCTTACTACATTTAACATATAAACTAATTGAAATGTTAATGTTTACGTTGTTCATAATGAGGGAAACTCACTCAGAGCAGTCAGAGTGAAGCAATTAACTATATGTTAGACAAAGTGAATGGCTTTTTTCAAATGAGTGAAAATCAGATCAAACTAGTTTTTGAATCTAGATATTTCTAAACATTTTCTCTGTGTAAAGTAAGGATAGGGGGGACTAGGAAATTCTTTCAAATGAGGTGTGAAACATACAAGCAAGCAAACATTTCTTATTCTGTTTGCCAACGTAATCTTCAATGACCTTTGATATAATCTTTAATGACCTTTATGCGCCAGCTCTGTCTATCCTTCACACTCGAGATGCCAACATCATGCAAGTCTGAAGGCTGTTCAGATCAGGCTTTGATCATCCTTGGTGTTGAGAATCTTAGTGGAGATTCCGTCCTCATAATTGTCTGACCATAtacatctatatgtctgtgtatgagcgTAAATTCCCTCATGATCCTGAAGGCAGTGATCACACAGGTTTCGACCTTAAGATTCAAGGTATAGATGATAGCCACTAATGGCCGAAGTCTGAGCTGTGAGTTGGCCCAGTTGCTTGAAGCCAACTGTAACTAGTAGCAGTTGAGCAAAACGGACTTTGTCTCGCTGTAAATTAGAATGGAAGAGGAACACATCTTTGGCCAATAATGCCGAATGGTGTGTCCTCGCGATATCTTTCGCAATTCTCGACTTAAACCGGGATGATAGTCAAATCTGATTCGCTATCTTACGGGTCATGTAATGAATCATGAGAGACCCCTTAACATCTTAAAAATAGAGGCTATGATCTCGCTGTCTTCGGGTTTCGTCCAGAACTTCCTGGGGATCAAAGGAATCTGGCGCTCCATCGAGTGGAATTCCAAACTTCGATTTTGCGTCCCTGTGATGGATTCAGGTCTGATCCCCTGTAACCAGACGAGAGAGAAACTTGGCGTTGTTGACTTCTTGCACTTTTAAGACCCCGAGGCAAACCTCTGGTGTCAATTCTAAGCGTGAGGATTTCTGGGAAGTCCCCCGTCTTGCCGAAACTCTGGACAACTCCCAAATGCTCGTGGTTACAACACGTCCTTGTGAAATTCCAATTCCATTGATTTCATCAATTCTAACGGACCACAAATTAAGTTCACGACTTGGTCCACTGCCTTTAAGAGGGTCCACGGTTGCTTGACCGGGGTTCATCCGCAAGACTCGCACTCTCGCCCTTGTTACTATGGCATATGGTGGGCCCCCATCATCATACATGGCCAGCTAATGTTAACGGATATCTGttgtgcttacacacacacacacacacacatacctttacGATACTATGTTGCCTAGTCATGAAGAAAACGGAAACTTAGCcccttctttcatactttgtTTACAAGGAAATTCTAATCACTTCCCCTTCcgtactcttaccacactgaggGTAACTGTGAAGAAATATTTAGTTAATTCTTGGTCTTGTCCAGCAGGTAAGGTGATGAAGACTTGGGGGAAAACGAATCGGTTGTTAAGTACTGTCACCTGAAGCATTTTCTTATTCAGATATGCTGGTCTCGTGTTAGTGTTTATCGAACATCTTTTTTGTGTGGGATCGAAGATTTGAAATCGAATTGCACCTTGAAGGTACAGAAAGAAAGTTATgtagaccccttgagcacgacgttacgacctttaggcataacggcgtgacctttgacctgaaccttccTTCCTGTCAAGTCGAAGCTGATGCCATGATAGCCATACCAGTGTTCAGATGGTTGGCAAACTACGCTCTTCTTAGAGCCATTGGATATTGCAATTATGAACGTTAATGATTAACATTAATGTGCGTCGAAATGACCTCAAACTTACATGGTAGATTTGATATTATAATAATCTTACATGATTAATTGATTCTATATGAGAAGGTTATTCATTACCCAAATCCTGGCTATAGAATTTTCTATCTAGGAAAGTTTACAGCTATATGCGTATATAAGGAACGCAAAAaacacatgtttttttttctttcgtgactAGAAAGGTCTCATAAATCATGAGATACTCACTTTGTGGCTCATTACTGGTTAATTAATCTCTCTCATGACGGCCTGGTTAATTACCTGAAGTACAGTATaatttgtgtgatatttttaggAGGGCTGTTAGGCCACATATGGCCAAATAGGCCCACTGATTACTGTGGTCCTTTTAATTGAGTTTAGCTGGGATGATGTAGATGATTCATCTGAACAAGGAATTATTCGGGTCATTATTTCTCTTTCCCGGTCTATTTTTCGTTCATTAGTATATCTTCATCAGATCTAACtcccattattttcaattttcaaaagatatctattctgattatatatatatatattttttttcttttttttttttttttttttgattttccaaaagaaggaacagagaagggggccaggtgaggattttccctctaaggcccagtcctctgttcttaacgctacctcgcaaacgcgggaaatggcgaatagtataaaaaaaaaaaaaaaaaaaaaatatatatatatatatatatatatatatatatatatatatatatatatatatatatattatatatatatatattatatatatatatatatatattgcagaaggTCACAAGGAGAACGAGACATAGCTATGTATGTGTACCTTCATGCAACTTAACCATCCCTCCTCACAGCTCAGACTTGCCTCGTCCTCCTCGCCCTTTCCTTCCCCACTGCTTATCATCTGTATCGGAACTTCAGCAACCTCCTGCTTGCTCGCCGCATCAGGGATAATGAGGAGCTCAGGGAGGCTCCTGAAGTCATTTCGACCAGGACTTCTACGGGATTGGCTTCAGGAACTTCAGGGACATATTGATCGAGTGCATTCAGGGAGGGTGGAGAGTCTACTGAAAAACTAGAGTAGGAAaattcatatgtatacatcttcATCTTATAAGTTGGCAGATTTTATGACCTCgcccctgcaggtgtgtgtgtgtgtgtgtgtgtgtgtgtgtgtgtgtgtgtgtgcgcgcgcgcgcgtgcgtggttGAGTGTGATTACTACTAGTTTGTTATGGGGTGAGAGTTTAgcgttcgtgttgccccgtctcttaactttgtggaTATAtgaaccatatctttactcctatgtatgtatgcatacacacacacgcacgcacgcacacacgcttggcttaggctggggtgtgtgtgtgtgtgtgtgtgcacacaaacCACACCTCTCCCCACAGTCACCAGATACACAGGCACAATTTCACGTCAGCCTCTCCAAAAGACTTTAAACTTCGACTTCTGAAGGATGCAGTTCCTTCAGGAATCACTCCAAGGGTGTTTTTCCCAGGGCATTATGACGTGCCTGTCCCACACATCTTCCTGGTCCTCGGGGCTACGATTGTCACCAGCATTTTAAAACCCTCGACACTCGTACTGCACTTCTTGTGGGGGGGTCTGAGGTGAGCAAGGAAAAAAGATGTGGACAGTTCAGGAGGGTGTAAAGCCCCACACGACGCAGGCGAGGCAGGTATTACGTCCTTTCTGTAAGAGTCTACTTGCGTAGCTGGCGGTGTTGtagggtgagagtgtatgagaaaggtgaatgaatgaatgtatagACACCACAGATAGAATAACATGAGAAAGACTTAAACACTATCCTGTTTCCAGATCACTGATAAAGATTATAGAAAGTACTGGGCGTAGACCCAAGCTTTATATAGCACCGTACTTATGCTGAATCGGTAGGATGCTTGTCTATCTAATACAACTCTGACTTGTTTGATTCCGCCTGCTTGAAGGTACAACCACGAGTGGAAAAGTCATCGTAAGTGAGGCTATACCATCCTCAACTGCCGGAAGAGAATTGATAcacgtaagaaaaaaataaaatctcgcTTCTATGAACTCCATCCTGTCCCGGCTACTGAACGTAACGCAGCCTTGGAGTTACATGAGCCCACTGGCTGAGTGGAGGTGAGGTGCTCCTGGCGTTGCATAACGCTAATACCACGCGTTGTTTCCTGTCGATAAGCAAGTCAGAGATGGACACTCGCGCTCGATTTCCTGTGTCCTGAGATACACGAGTTTACCCAGTCATCTTTTACACCATAATTGAAGCTTTTCTGGAAATCTATTTGTAATCTTGGTCTATTTTTCAGTTGGAGTTATGACCATAGAACCTTGTATTGGATTACTAGATTATTCTTCTGAGAGTTCACTAATTCTGCTGCATCTCCCTCCGTAAGGGGGACATGTATATTGCTTTCGTTATGTTCTATCGTATCGGCTATATTTTTTTCGAATTAGTCAACAACAGAATGTCATGCATTCATTTTCTGGTCAATTGATATAAAACTTCTCAGGCTTAAGCTTGGCTCAGTAGCCCAGAAACctgtattctatttttcttttcattttctttgatattataaggtcagaggtcaattaAGCCACAAGACATAACAGGTTTCCAAGTTTTATCGTTTACGGGAACCGGAGTTAATAGTGCGTTCACTGTTATGTCACCCAGAGGGAAACGTAATGCATTTATTaagtttcattcttttttcttgccTCACCGTAGgtcttgcctcactctgggtcttgcctcaccctgggtcttgccttaccCTGGACTTTGCCTCATCCTTGGTCTTGTCTCATACTTATTTTCCTATCTCTGAGTTCTGCCTCACCCTCAGTCGAGGTTTACCCTGAGTCTTGCCTCGCTCTGATTATTGCTTCACCTTGTCATGCTTCGCTCTGGGTCTTAAACCTCGCCCTAGACCCTGTCGAGATTTGACACAAAGCTCCCTTGCTGTGACTCTCAGATACTCGTCAACTGCTACATCTTAAAGCATTGTCCTGTTTACCAGTATTACGCTTAAGTTTATCAAAGTTTGCTGATCTAAAATTTTTCATGAGTTCCTGTTCATCAGAGCAGAAATGTATGTATGGTAATGTCTGGTTACCTTTATCGAAGTGTTCGTCGTAGTTGACAAAATCTATAGCAGTTTTACGTCGCGTTGGATCATGAATCACTCGTTTGGAAAACATGTCTGAAATCGATTAATAATCTTCCTTTGTTAAGAAATCCCTTTTAGTGTTAGGGCTGTCAGTTTCCTGCAAATATTGCTGCTTTGTTTTTTGATAGACATGATCTTGGTAGAGTAATGTCATTTTCCTCCCTTATTTTTTGGCCCATTTACTACTAAAACCATTATTTTGGTTATCTAGTTTTCCTGTTCGATATACAGCGTCTACGTTTGTAATATATTGTCTGATTTCCTTTAAACTCTTCATTGAAATAAAACATACCTTCGCTTCCTGCCTTGTGTAATATATTATTACTGAAAACCTTATATCCAATGAATGATTATTTACATTATCTATCCAGGTTTCAGTTATGCTTTTCTAACATCATATCAGCAGTTGATCCATTCTGCCTCGTAAGTTTCTATGTTTGTGGTATTTGATCAAACTTCAGTGTTAATCAGCAAACTACAACAACCTTCAGAGGCAATTATCAGGACCTTAGTTTGAGCGCTCCTTTGACCTGTCTCCCACGCCAAGTCCGACCTTCCCTTGACCCTTGGGGTCTGACCGGCTCCTCCTGAACTGACCACTACCGCTTGGTCGACCTCTCCTAACCTAACTCGACCTTCATCGTGCAGTTGCATTCATTAATTCGTATGACGGTAGACTTCCTGTGCTTAATTGACCAAGTCCACACTTGAACTGACTAaacattcgttttctttttgacAAACACTCCACCACATAAATGGCCCATGCCAACCCTGGCTAACTGCACGCCCACTCTTGCCAGACTTATCATGACTATAATTGTTCCACGAATCTATACATCTAATCCACCTCCACAAGCACACAACTACTCTGAACTCTTGTATATGTACGATACCTTCTTCTTTAAGCTATGTATCTCATCCTCGTATCTTAGAAGACGTCCTATTAAGACAGGCTTCCATAAGCTGGCAAATGAGAGCACTATATCTACCTAGAATCGCTTCTGATCCTCATCGAAACACGTTGTTTGCCACACTCGCACTCTCCTCAACGGTGATTCCGATCGCATTCTGTACTTTTGTGTATAAGATCCTCTAGCCTAACCCCCCTGGGTAACACATTCTCCTCCTGTTTATGATGGTACAGCAAAATTCTTTTGTTCAGATGCCTGACGAGAGGGTCGCCGTCTCGAGTTAGATTGGGCTATATATATGAACGGGCCAGATTTGTTGAGGTAGTGGGTGAAATAAGCTGATACGTGAGAGTTATGGCGTGAGAGAGCGGGTCAGTCAGAACCTTGCAGACCATGTGGAAGAATCGATTTGTACTTATAGATGGCGCACGACAGATCCTTATACTTTGGAGATGGTGTGTGTTCGTTTGTTTTTTGGTCTTTGGTTCGAA from Panulirus ornatus isolate Po-2019 chromosome 58, ASM3632096v1, whole genome shotgun sequence includes these protein-coding regions:
- the LOC139766924 gene encoding uncharacterized protein isoform X1; translation: MCTSQGHHTTLYQPRTRTAFVWACVWVWAWMGLGVWAGCPKVCECFWRDGKQMVACRDADFIDIPRGIEPSTQVLDLSHNNLRILPRNAFVYTGLVNLQKVILSHCNLRLLEKGSFNSVENVMELDLSNNELRSVPSAALMDMRVIRELSIADNALTTIPTSAFTHTPYMVQLDLSRNRIHTIEAGALRNLTELEILNLSDNMLTFLNASELEPLLLLRVIRIDGNPWQCNCYLRPLRQWFHDRGLAASVPPSCSYPKWLMGRDWQLLENEEFLCAPRVTAIAPRVLGAHGENVSLLCRVETEVETTITWFVGDAPLYNDSDLQRYLVVEMLTSNNSSYVSNLTITDVVSEDQGTYRCVAENRAGLRETNFTLQVSHEVAEVRVANIDVSYMKEGLLIGVSILIFVLLLVCSVVYCRLRVTRVQRQDEDSVDTAQSSRSSECDPQHKLAGYHMVPTSDVETSPHRQQSDPPWGVRGRGAAAEDFPPGNVLDVSIEERQEMPEGPAAQAMASSALSTFVDNAKREICGMHHSPVERTHWKDRMHPKDIFLHRVCSRSVSQMSLSSSRQYPDLLDLPHSQLGVQLQQHVPLQDGGQELQTLVTSTCPRPLPSCRRTHSDAGSRAGGGAAVEPSHSRHPLAHHAALPNQDHTECSRSSSALNLALSQAASNAYANAHLSAGGHQCLAAAPALQTHAPEALRQLTAMHSSVSDRSETGGGTSGICSQQHAADPCHFEYHAAQLEKFLKEYRCLQEQLIHMKQSYEAHKRAGSVPRLNCCSSSPGGPMTSTAVFPDGAACCSCNLQAPCMPPAALQPLPGEFAETSLTEPSTGGYVEASALPLSTGGFAEAPEPQTSSDGRVDPAIPQASSAGYPETAIGPAVRYVDSATPQLHVTGPTDSSPKHHQPSSEGCAEAPAQRSPARGSPSAKTSTRATKEPLKSILKKSSEGGGLRRCDQWTRSASCCDSQTSSQPPTDPHPTADPYPAADPPYPAADSHPAADPNSTTDQHPTTSGFGHTQHSCYGS
- the LOC139766924 gene encoding uncharacterized protein isoform X4, translated to MCTSQGHHTTLYQPRTRTAFVWACVWVWAWMGLGVWAGCPKVCECFWRDGKQMVACRDADFIDIPRGIEPSTQVLDLSHNNLRILPRNAFVYTGLVNLQKVILSHCNLRLLEKGSFNSVENVMELDLSNNELRSVPSAALMDMRVIRELSIADNALTTIPTSAFTHTPYMVQLDLSRNRIHTIEAGALRNLTELEILNLSDNMLTFLNASELEPLLLLRVIRIDGNPWQCNCYLRPLRQWFHDRGLAASVPPSCSYPKWLMGRDWQLLENEEFLCAPRVTAIAPRVLGAHGENVSLLCRVETEVETTITWFVGDAPLYNDSDLQRYLVVEMLTSNNSSYVSNLTITDVVSEDQGTYRCVAENRAGLRETNFTLQVSHEVAEVRVANIDVSYMKEGLLIGVSILIFVLLLVCSVVYCRLRVTRVQRQDEDSVDTAQSSRSSECDPQHKLAGYHMVPTSDVETSPHRQQSDPPWGVRGRGAAAEDFPPGNVLDVSIEERQEMPEGPAAQAMASSALSTFVDNAKREICGMHHSPVERTHWKDRMHPKDIFLHRVCSRSVSQMSLSSSRQYPDLLDLPHSQLGVQLQQHVPLQDGGQELQTLVTSTCPRPRTHSDAGSRAGGGAAVEPSHSRHPLAHHAALPNQDHTECSRSSSALNLALSQAASNAYANAHLSAGGHQCLAAAPALQTHAPEALRQLTAMHRSETGGGTSGICSQQHAADPCHFEYHAAQLEKFLKEYRCLQEQLIHMKQSYEAHKRAGSVPRLNCCSSSPGGPMTSTAVFPDGAACCSCNLQAPCMPPAALQPLPGEFAETSLTEPSTGGYVEASALPLSTGGFAEAPEPQTSSDGRVDPAIPQASSAGYPETAIGPAVRYVDSATPQLHVTGPTDSSPKHHQPSSEGCAEAPAQRSPARGSPSAKTSTRATKEPLKSILKKSSEGGGLRRCDQWTRSASCCDSQTSSQPPTDPHPTADPYPAADPPYPAADSHPAADPNSTTDQHPTTSGFGHTQHSCYGS
- the LOC139766924 gene encoding uncharacterized protein isoform X3, which codes for MCTSQGHHTTLYQPRTRTAFVWACVWVWAWMGLGVWAGCPKVCECFWRDGKQMVACRDADFIDIPRGIEPSTQVLDLSHNNLRILPRNAFVYTGLVNLQKVILSHCNLRLLEKGSFNSVENVMELDLSNNELRSVPSAALMDMRVIRELSIADNALTTIPTSAFTHTPYMVQLDLSRNRIHTIEAGALRNLTELEILNLSDNMLTFLNASELEPLLLLRVIRIDGNPWQCNCYLRPLRQWFHDRGLAASVPPSCSYPKWLMGRDWQLLENEEFLCAPRVTAIAPRVLGAHGENVSLLCRVETEVETTITWFVGDAPLYNDSDLQRYLVVEMLTSNNSSYVSNLTITDVVSEDQGTYRCVAENRAGLRETNFTLQVSHEVAEVRVANIDVSYMKEGLLIGVSILIFVLLLVCSVVYCRLRVTRVQRQDEDSVDTAQSSRSSECDPQHKLAGYHMVPTSDVETSPHRQQSDPPWGVRGRGAAAEDFPPGNVLDVSIEERQEMPEGPAAQAMASSALSTFVDNAKREICGMHHSPVERTHWKDRMHPKDIFLHRVCSRSVSQMSLSSSRQYPDLLDLPHSQLGVQLQQHVPLQDGGQELQTLVTSTCPRPRTHSDAGSRAGGGAAVEPSHSRHPLAHHAALPNQDHTECSRSSSALNLALSQAASNAYANAHLSAGGHQCLAAAPALQTHAPEALRQLTAMHSSVSDRSETGGGTSGICSQQHAADPCHFEYHAAQLEKFLKEYRCLQEQLIHMKQSYEAHKRAGSVPRLNCCSSSPGGPMTSTAVFPDGAACCSCNLQAPCMPPAALQPLPGEFAETSLTEPSTGGYVEASALPLSTGGFAEAPEPQTSSDGRVDPAIPQASSAGYPETAIGPAVRYVDSATPQLHVTGPTDSSPKHHQPSSEGCAEAPAQRSPARGSPSAKTSTRATKEPLKSILKKSSEGGGLRRCDQWTRSASCCDSQTSSQPPTDPHPTADPYPAADPPYPAADSHPAADPNSTTDQHPTTSGFGHTQHSCYGS
- the LOC139766924 gene encoding uncharacterized protein isoform X2, which gives rise to MCTSQGHHTTLYQPRTRTAFVWACVWVWAWMGLGVWAGCPKVCECFWRDGKQMVACRDADFIDIPRGIEPSTQVLDLSHNNLRILPRNAFVYTGLVNLQKVILSHCNLRLLEKGSFNSVENVMELDLSNNELRSVPSAALMDMRVIRELSIADNALTTIPTSAFTHTPYMVQLDLSRNRIHTIEAGALRNLTELEILNLSDNMLTFLNASELEPLLLLRVIRIDGNPWQCNCYLRPLRQWFHDRGLAASVPPSCSYPKWLMGRDWQLLENEEFLCAPRVTAIAPRVLGAHGENVSLLCRVETEVETTITWFVGDAPLYNDSDLQRYLVVEMLTSNNSSYVSNLTITDVVSEDQGTYRCVAENRAGLRETNFTLQVSHEVAEVRVANIDVSYMKEGLLIGVSILIFVLLLVCSVVYCRLRVTRVQRQDEDSVDTAQSSRSSECDPQHKLAGYHMVPTSDVETSPHRQQSDPPWGVRGRGAAAEDFPPGNVLDVSIEERQEMPEGPAAQAMASSALSTFVDNAKREICGMHHSPVERTHWKDRMHPKDIFLHRVCSRSVSQMSLSSSRQYPDLLDLPHSQLGVQLQQHVPLQDGGQELQTLVTSTCPRPLPSCRRTHSDAGSRAGGGAAVEPSHSRHPLAHHAALPNQDHTECSRSSSALNLALSQAASNAYANAHLSAGGHQCLAAAPALQTHAPEALRQLTAMHRSETGGGTSGICSQQHAADPCHFEYHAAQLEKFLKEYRCLQEQLIHMKQSYEAHKRAGSVPRLNCCSSSPGGPMTSTAVFPDGAACCSCNLQAPCMPPAALQPLPGEFAETSLTEPSTGGYVEASALPLSTGGFAEAPEPQTSSDGRVDPAIPQASSAGYPETAIGPAVRYVDSATPQLHVTGPTDSSPKHHQPSSEGCAEAPAQRSPARGSPSAKTSTRATKEPLKSILKKSSEGGGLRRCDQWTRSASCCDSQTSSQPPTDPHPTADPYPAADPPYPAADSHPAADPNSTTDQHPTTSGFGHTQHSCYGS